A genome region from Carya illinoinensis cultivar Pawnee chromosome 2, C.illinoinensisPawnee_v1, whole genome shotgun sequence includes the following:
- the LOC122300323 gene encoding pentatricopeptide repeat-containing protein At3g06430, chloroplastic gives MASISLSFSSSLLPLPHDHLNKNIISSINVKPQNPKSKPFRCAFAAPEKRTTNPKSSSSSVAKKRHWKEGEFPGFSETSTRGSGKKTPIKNLKKKLDRKNNAKAWANTVTEALSELIQKKMWLQALEVFEMLRAQPFYQPKEGTYMKLLVLLGRSGQPLRARQLFDTMVEEGCDPTAELYTALLGAYCRSNQIDEAFSVLNQMKTLPHCQPDVFTYSTLIKACVDTSRFDLVESLYEEMAERLINPNTVTQNIVLSGYGRVGKYDQMEKVLSGMLESRTCKPDVWTMNTILSVFGNNGEIDMMERWYEKFRNFGIEPETRTFNILIGAYGKRRMYDKMSSVMEYMRKLQFPWTTSTYNNVIEAFADVGDAKNMGYTFDQMRAEGVKADTKTFCCLINGYANAGLFHKVVSTVQLAGKFEIPENTSFYNSVISACVKAKDLMEMERVFKRMKDEQCQPNSTTYSIMVEAYRNEGRTDKIYDLEQEQQAMMSDGNESDEVVTMETMVEIN, from the exons ATGGCCTCTATATCCCTCTCATTCTCATCTTCGCttcttcctctccctcacgATCACCTCAACAAGAACATCATTTCCAGCATTAACGTCAAACCCCAAAACCCAAAATCTAAACCCTTCCGATGCGCTTTCGCTGCTCCAGAGAAAAGGACCACCAATCCCAAGTCTTCGTCTTCCTCGGTGGCTAAGAAAAGGCACTGGAAGGAAGGGGAATTCCCTGGGTTTTCAGAAACATCCACACGGGGTAGCGGGAAGAAGACACCCATTAAAAATCTGAAGAAGAAGTTGGACCGGAAGAACAACGCCAAGGCCTGGGCCAACACTGTCACCGAAGCCTTGTCAGAACTTATCCAAAAGAAGATGTGGCTCCAAGCCCTTGAG GTATTTGAGATGCTCAGAGCACAGCCCTTTTATCAACCTAAAGAAGGGACTTACATGAAACTTCTGGTTTTGCTTGGAAGATCTGGCCAACCACTTCGCGCTCGTCAACTTTTTGACACAATGGTTGAAGAAGGATGTGATCCTACAGCTGAACTTTACACAGCTTTACTTGGAGCTTATTGTCGGAGCAATCAAATTGATGAGGCATTCTCAGTTCTTAACCAAATGAAGACCCTCCCCCATTGCCAACCTGATGTTTTTACTTACAGTACCTTAATAAAAGCCTGTGTTGATACTTCTCGATTCGACTTAGTTGAGTCCTTGTATGAAGAAATGGCTGAAAGGTTAATAAATCCAAACACTGTCACCCAAAACATTGTGTTAAGTGGGTATGGCAGGGTCGGGAAATATGACCAAATGGAGAAAGTGCTTTCAGGTATGCTGGAGAGCAGAACTTGCAAACCTGATGTCTGGACCATGAACACCATCCTTAGTGTGTTTGGTAACAATGGTGAGATTGATATGATGGAGAGATGGTACGAGAAATTCCGGAATTTCGGGATTGAGCCTGAAACACGTACTTTTAACATCTTGATTGGTGCTTATGGGAAAAGAAGAATGTATGATAAAATGTCATCCGTTATGGAATACATGAGGAAGCTTCAGTTTCCATGGACGACCTCTACTTACAACAATGTGATTGAGGCTTTTGCAGATGTAGGGGATGCAAAGAACATGGGGTACACATTTGATCAGATGCGTGCTGAGGGAGTGAAAGCCGACACCAAGACATTCTGCTGTCTGATTAACGGATATGCCAATGCAGGTCTATTCCACAAGGTGGTTAGCACTGTTCAATTAGCCGGGAAGTTTGAGATTCCTGAGAATACCTCTTTTTATAATTCAGTTATATCAGCATGTGTGAAAGCGAAGGATTTGATGGAGATGGAGAGAGTTTTTAAGCGGATGAAAGATGAGCAATGTCAACCAAATTCCACAACATATTCTATCATGGTGGAGGCATATAGAAATGAAGGTAGGACTGACAAGATCTATGATTTGGAACAGGAGCAGCAGGCAATGATGTCTGATGGTAATGAAAGTGATGAGGTCGTTACAATGGAAACTATGGTAGAGATCAATTGA